From a single Drosophila sulfurigaster albostrigata strain 15112-1811.04 chromosome 3, ASM2355843v2, whole genome shotgun sequence genomic region:
- the LOC133842920 gene encoding uncharacterized protein LOC133842920 — MAEDSITIQMWAVFTARISVLYSVIYIGIEFINALHHTIPRGMLVIWLIVYAYNVKINFYFAGCNRDWEKSYAVIWFWTTIILLVVRLLCTNYRNLSGGMLAFAIFVNIFIVFSIIISIILGYKLNKPKADTNSSKSYDPVENRIVSVTTDETNIEDLSDNLRSAIGSYHTNLHNASPTGGVIGSSSSNLNYDSQIVFGTAPALNDLNNDPQINLAIAPDSSDLNNDSHNTDRSSHINVIVDVNDPPPSYDYVMTPKSEKEKV, encoded by the exons ATGGCTGAAGACTCAATCACCATCCAGATGTGGGCAGTTTTTACAGCTCGAATTAGTGTGCTCTACTCGGTAATCTACATAGGAATCGAATTCATCAATGCCTTGCATCATACGATAC CACGTGGAATGCTAGTGATTTGGCTTATAGTCTATGCTTACAACGTAAagataaacttttattttgcgGGATGCAATCGCGATTGGGAGAAGTCTTATGCGGTAATTTGGTTTTGGACAACGATAATTTTATTGGTTGTTCGACTTTTGTGCACTAACTATCGCAACTTAAGTGGCGGAATGCTGGCTTTCGCAATATTTGTTAATA tttttattgtattttcaattataatatcaataatattgGGTTATAAACTGAACAAACCAAAGGCAGACACTAATAGCTCCAAAAGCTACGACCCAGTTGAGAATAGAATAGTAAGTGTCACTACGGatgaaacaaatattgaaGATCTATCAGATAATCTTCGTTCCGCTATAGGCTCATATCATACCAACTTGCACAATGCTTCTCCCACTGGTGGTGTTATAGGTTCAAGTTCTAGCAACTTAAATTATGATTCCCAGATTGTTTTTGGTACAGCTCCAGCTTTGAATGACTTAAACAACGATCCCCAGATTAATTTAGCTATAGCCCCAGATTCTAGCGACTTAAACAATGATTCTCATAATACCGATAGATCATCTCATATTAACGTTATTGTTGATGTGAATGATCCTCCTCCAAGCTACGATTATGTTATGACTCCTAAgagcgaaaaagaaaaagtataa
- the LOC133842924 gene encoding uncharacterized protein LOC133842924 isoform X1, with amino-acid sequence MSKFLDLGLGISLINVYYSLSYFLMWCVELQYGYDDDVLFSIDTVTFVWLAVYTCNLFLNVFLFLGLRKRDRLAILVWFSLTLLWFLPKLYGHSRGCRLDRRGSTYKMVNLVMEIYVIISFLVMILVYIYLPQRSKRILTKQRSVKDNNDDPRDIQMVDLMDKAAPSNVEEINAKTDVVGCLDQKVTSFEFHKAENGSDDDN; translated from the exons ATGAGTAAATTTTTGGACTTGGGCCTTGGCATTTCCCTAATCAATGTCTACTATTCGCtatcatattttttaatgtggtGCGTGGAGCTGCAATATGGGTACGATGACG atgttttgttttccataGACACTGTGACATTTGTTTGGCTAGCTGTTTATACATGCAACCTCTTTCTCAATGTGTTTCTCTTTTTGGGGCTGCGCAAGAGAGATCGTCTGGCCATTCTGGTCTGGTTCTCTTTGACGCTGCTCTGGTTTTTGCCCAAGCTCTATGGTCATTCAAGGGGCTGTCGATTGGACAGACGCGGTTCAACGTACAAAATGGTCAATCTTGTTATGGAAA TCTATGTGATTATATCGTTTCTGGTCATGATACTGGTTTATATATATCTGCCCCAGCGGAGCAAACGAATTTTGACCAAACAGCGCTCCGTTAAGGACAATAACGATGATCCCCGGGACATTCAAATGGTTGACTTAATGGACAAAGCTGCCCCCTCAAATGTGGAGGAGATAAATGCCAAAACGGATGTTGTGGGCTGCTTGGATCAAAAGGTCACAAGCTTTGAGTTCCATAAAGCTGAGAACGGCAGCGATGACGATAATTAG
- the LOC133842924 gene encoding uncharacterized protein LOC133842924 isoform X2 has translation MSKFLDLGLGISLINVYYSLSYFLMWCVELQYGYDDDTVTFVWLAVYTCNLFLNVFLFLGLRKRDRLAILVWFSLTLLWFLPKLYGHSRGCRLDRRGSTYKMVNLVMEIYVIISFLVMILVYIYLPQRSKRILTKQRSVKDNNDDPRDIQMVDLMDKAAPSNVEEINAKTDVVGCLDQKVTSFEFHKAENGSDDDN, from the exons ATGAGTAAATTTTTGGACTTGGGCCTTGGCATTTCCCTAATCAATGTCTACTATTCGCtatcatattttttaatgtggtGCGTGGAGCTGCAATATGGGTACGATGACG ACACTGTGACATTTGTTTGGCTAGCTGTTTATACATGCAACCTCTTTCTCAATGTGTTTCTCTTTTTGGGGCTGCGCAAGAGAGATCGTCTGGCCATTCTGGTCTGGTTCTCTTTGACGCTGCTCTGGTTTTTGCCCAAGCTCTATGGTCATTCAAGGGGCTGTCGATTGGACAGACGCGGTTCAACGTACAAAATGGTCAATCTTGTTATGGAAA TCTATGTGATTATATCGTTTCTGGTCATGATACTGGTTTATATATATCTGCCCCAGCGGAGCAAACGAATTTTGACCAAACAGCGCTCCGTTAAGGACAATAACGATGATCCCCGGGACATTCAAATGGTTGACTTAATGGACAAAGCTGCCCCCTCAAATGTGGAGGAGATAAATGCCAAAACGGATGTTGTGGGCTGCTTGGATCAAAAGGTCACAAGCTTTGAGTTCCATAAAGCTGAGAACGGCAGCGATGACGATAATTAG